A window of the Cannabis sativa cultivar Pink pepper isolate KNU-18-1 chromosome X, ASM2916894v1, whole genome shotgun sequence genome harbors these coding sequences:
- the LOC115700173 gene encoding probable sarcosine oxidase: MESSTFDVIVIGAGVMGSSTAYQTSKRGQKTLLLEQYDFLHHRGSSHGESRTIRATYPEDYYTQLVLESYALWEKAESEIGYKVYFKAHQFDMGPSDCKSLRAVIASCLKNSLPHRALNSNQVAHQFSGRIRIPDDWVGVYSEKGGVIKPSKAVSMFQTLALKNGAVLKDNIEVRDIKREANGGVLVTTATGETFRGKKCVVTVGAWTKKLVKKVCGVELPIQPLETTVSYWRIKDGHVSDYAIGSGFPSFASYGDPYVYGTPSLEYPGLLKVGVHGGFPCDPDKRPWGPGISIEAMKEWIGKRFSGRVDPSGPVSTQLCMYSMTPDEDFVLDFLGGEFGKDVVLGGGFSGHGFKMAPAVGRVLADLALTGETEGVDLKYFRIGRFVENPKGNVKDYEEQVNLFIRSLI; the protein is encoded by the coding sequence ATGGAATCTTCAACGTTTGACGTCATAGTCATCGGCGCCGGGGTCATGGGAAGCTCCACCGCTTACCAAACCTCAAAGCGAGGCCAAAAAACTCTCCTCCTTGAACAATACGACTTCCTCCACCACCGTGGCTCCTCCCACGGGGAGTCACGAACCATACGCGCCACTTATCCAGAAGACTACTACACTCAACTCGTACTTGAGTCCTACGCGCTATGGGAAAAGGCCGAGTCCGAAATAGGCTACAAGGTCTACTTCAAGGCCCACCAGTTTGATATGGGCCCATCTGACTGCAAAAGCCTTAGAGCCGTCATTGCCAGCTGTCTCAAAAACTCCCTCCCTCACCGGGCCTTAAATAGCAACCAAGTGGCCCATCAATTCTCGGGTCGGATTCGGATTCCCGATGACTGGGTCGGGGTTTACTCGGAGAAAGGTGGGGTCATTAAACCATCTAAGGCTGTTTCGATGTTTCAAACTCTAGCCTTGAAAAACGGCGCCGTACTGAAGGACAACATTGAAGTTAGAGATATCAAGAGGGAAGCAAACGGCGGCGTTTTGGTCACCACCGCGACTGGCGAAACTTTTCGCGGAAAGAAATGCGTGGTCACTGTTGGGGCCTGGACCAAGAAGTTGGTTAAAAAAGTTTGCGGGGTTGAATTACCCATTCAGCCCCTAGAGACCACCGTCAGTTACTGGCGAATTAAAGATGGCCACGTGTCCGATTATGCAATCGGCAGTGGTTTTCCTTCCTTCGCTAGCTACGGAGACCCCTACGTGTACGGAACTCCGTCTCTGGAGTACCCGGGTCTCCTCAAGGTCGGTGTCCACGGCGGGTTCCCTTGTGACCCGGACAAAAGACCGTGGGGACCCGGGATTTCAATTGAAGCCATGAAGGAGTGGATCGGGAAGCGGTTTTCGGGGCGGGTGGATCCGAGCGGACCGGTTTCGACCCAGCTGTGCATGTACTCTATGACCCCAGATGAGGATTTTGTGTTGGATTTCCTGGGTGGGGAGTTTGGAAAAGATGTGGTTTTGGGTGGTGGATTTTCGGGTCACGGGTTCAAGATGGCACCCGCAGTGGGGAGGGTGTTGGCTGATCTGGCGTTGACCGGGGAAACCGAGGGAGTTGACCTCAAGTACTTTAGGATAGGGAGATTTGTGGAGAATCCTAAAGGTAATGTCAAAGATTATGAGGAGCAAGTCAACCTTTTTATTCGATCACTCATTTGA